The following coding sequences are from one Lolium rigidum isolate FL_2022 chromosome 6, APGP_CSIRO_Lrig_0.1, whole genome shotgun sequence window:
- the LOC124662887 gene encoding uncharacterized protein LOC124662887 → MARLFVVCLVILTFATAVATSRAPITAAAGGADDCDGDVQALVANCQQYVQFPANPKIDPSAACCGVIQNADIPCLCGKVTPEVEKFICMDKVVFVAAYCKRPFKAGSTCGSYHVPPIA, encoded by the exons ATGGCAAGGCTGTTTGTTGTGTGCTTGGTTATCCTTACCTTCGCCACGGccgtggcgacgtcgagggcgccaataacagcggcggcgggcggcgccgaTGACTGCGACGGCGACGTGCAGGCCCTGGTTGCCAACTGCCAACAGTACGTCCAGTTCCCGGCGAACCCGAAGATCGACCCGTCGGCGGCCTGCTGCGGCGTGATCCAGAACGCCGACATACCGTGCCTGTGCGGCAAGGTCACCCCGGAGGTGGAGAAGTTCATCTGCATGGACAAGGTCGTCTTCGTCGCCGCCTACTGCAAGAGGCCCTTCAAGGCTGGCTCCACCTGTGGAA GCTACCACGTTCCTCCGATCGCATAA